A window of Vidua macroura isolate BioBank_ID:100142 chromosome 22, ASM2450914v1, whole genome shotgun sequence contains these coding sequences:
- the SMIM35 gene encoding small integral membrane protein 35 isoform X1, whose translation MAPAPPGRAASPHEGVSGTSSGDTAWSGWPPPFPVTVPPASSPGDGGGLRHGALGTAEISVPRSWQPWRVQSLPAVGTAHAGELYPRSRVSCALQGTVGTPGLPEMCLQSPCSLCSPGQASIKVIGVVLGIGLALLILASFGYTFIRWYRRGRGQRRPDFVFSLYHSRGLGSVALELVPPFSISGSLGTSGSGYEPFHNQGL comes from the exons ATGGCTCCAGCGCCACCAGGACGAGCAGCATCACCCCACGAGGGCGTGAGCGGGACCAGCAGTGGGGACACGGCGTGGTCAGGGTGGCCACCTCCCTTCCCAGTGACCGTGCCACCTGCCAGCTCACCTGGGGACGGCGGTGGTCTCCGTCatggggctttggggacagcagAAATCTCTGTGCCACggtcctggcagccctggcGGGTGCAGTCCCTCCCCGCCGTGGGGACAGCACATGCTGGAGAGCTGTACCCCCGCTCCCGGGtgtcctgtgccctgcaggggaCAGTCGGGACCCCCGGCCTCCCAGAGATGTGTCTGCAGagcccctgctccctctgctctccaggaCAAGCGTCCATCAAGGTGATCGGGGTTGTTTTGGGCATCGGGCTGGCCCTGCTGATCCTGGCGAGTTTTGGCTACACCTTCATCCGGTGGtaccggcggggccgcggccaGCGCC GGCCTGACTTTGTCTTCAGCCTCTACCACTCGCG cGGGTTGGGGTCGGTGGCACTGGAGCTGGTGCCACCATTCAGCATCAGTGGCTCGCTGGGCACCTCGGGCAGTGGCTACGAGCCCTTCCACAACCAGGGGCTGTGA
- the SMIM35 gene encoding small integral membrane protein 35 isoform X2, which yields MDPPTGQASIKVIGVVLGIGLALLILASFGYTFIRWYRRGRGQRRPDFVFSLYHSRGLGSVALELVPPFSISGSLGTSGSGYEPFHNQGL from the exons ATGGACCCCCCGACAG gaCAAGCGTCCATCAAGGTGATCGGGGTTGTTTTGGGCATCGGGCTGGCCCTGCTGATCCTGGCGAGTTTTGGCTACACCTTCATCCGGTGGtaccggcggggccgcggccaGCGCC GGCCTGACTTTGTCTTCAGCCTCTACCACTCGCG cGGGTTGGGGTCGGTGGCACTGGAGCTGGTGCCACCATTCAGCATCAGTGGCTCGCTGGGCACCTCGGGCAGTGGCTACGAGCCCTTCCACAACCAGGGGCTGTGA